From the Helianthus annuus cultivar XRQ/B chromosome 17, HanXRQr2.0-SUNRISE, whole genome shotgun sequence genome, the window GTTTATTTCGAAACTTAATGGGTTCCGGTGAACTCGTACACATATATGTAAGTCCGCCCATACCAGATTTACAAAGGTCGGTGTACATACATGAGgtgctgatatttttaaaatacTTATAAATAAATTCTAGATAACACTTTCTGCTGTAAGGCATTCACGATCATAGCTAAGTTGCTAAAACTGGAGCCTGTGACATGCCTGATGTCATATACACTATGACAGGTATTCTGACACTTAAAAGAACTCCTGTTTATGCAGCTTTTGTTCTTGGTGGAAAGGACATAGAAAGATGGGTATGATAACATAGTTATTGAAGGCGCATAGGCCTTGCCTGaggcctaggcgcaaagcgcaaaaaaacGAGGGCATGAGAAAATAAAAGCACACAACAAGAAAATCTAAATATATATTATGACTGAGTTAGCAAAATAATActatttttcatataaaataaacaaaagctaTTACATAACATTTAATATAATCTACAGTTCTAAAATATTAGTGCATTATTGTAGAAAAATAGTTTTTcttagataaaagtagaaatctggCTGGAATCTTGCCAGAATTTGGCCTAAAACTATCAGGAATATAGGAATCTCGCCGGAATGTGCGCCTGAACCATCACCTAAAGCGCAATTGCCTCGTCTCACATGAAAAATTATCGAATGAAGAAGATAGATACATACATACCAGTAAGAGACTGAAAGCAATGGAGATCAAATGTATCGGCTTCAAGAAGTTCGATACCAGAGCAGCCCTGAATGGGGGAGAGTTGCTGAGAGATTGCGTGCATTGAATGCCACAAACTGGCCAATCTCAAGCTATCATTCGTATCCATCCTTCCTTGTAATCCATAATCCTATtccattccaatttctgatttgATTATTATTATCCAAGATCCAAATAATAATTCAATTAAAATCATTCTGGAATTACCTACCTTGTAGAAGATGAGACCCCCTGATTTGTTGATGATGTAGAGGCTGTAAATTGCTGCCATAATTCCACAGATCCCTGATTTGAGTGCTGTTCGCTAGCAAGAAGAAGAAGTTATACAAACAGATATTCGAAGGTCTCGGATCAACGACAGCAAATGATGTTGTTTCACGAAACGGTTAAAGCTCCCACGAATCAGCTGTTTAATTTCTTCGTTGAAGCGATTGGAGAAGCTGTTTAAGATCTTAGATAATTCGTTACTCGATTTCTTGCCTGATATTGATGACGTGTGTGTTTGATTCGAAACCggttagggggtgtttgggtgggttattttggagcaacttataaaagttaatagAGTAAACTCCGATTTTGgtgtcacttttgtcactttagttcaaaactcaaatcttttgcatctgggtttatgtggtttcaattttattgtcattttaatccaaaaatgaaatcatgttatatttgtcttataaaatcttacaattttgtcattttcctcaggggcaaatcaggtcttatttatcttataaaatatggtatttatttataaaaaaaaatgattattttgcccctgtgaaaaaggacaaaataacaggattttataagataaatatgagctgatttcatttttggaccaaaatagcaataaaactgaaaccacagggacccaaatgcaaaaagtttgagttttggactaaagtggcaaaagtgaccaaaccacagggaccaaaatagcagtttactcaagttaataagttgtttttttagTGTTTGGATTAACTTATTTAATAAGGTTTGTCTGTCAATGGATGGATATGGATTGGATCATGGTCTGATCTATTAATGATCCAACTTAAATGGATCATGATCTGATCCATGATCCAACATACTGGATTGTGATCCAAATAATTTTAAATGGACCGGATCGATCCATataaaaaacataataaaaaacctctaaaaatcacaaaaataaaaaaattgtaaaaattcaaaaaaaaacttaaaaaaataaaaaatttaaaaaataaaaaaatctaaaaaaacaaaaataaataaataaataaataataaaaaattaataggttaaaAGGCCTCCACAcaacccaaatcaacccatttTAAGTTAATGGGTCAAAATAGCCACTTATAACAAACTAGATTTAagcatgtaacaccccgtgttttccataggtcaaagtcaaagtcaaagtgttgactgttattggaattaaagattaataaagattaatttcattttagtttcattttgattttcgtattatttggagtaagtgttgtataatcaaactaatcgaccgataatcgaactgtgaatcaacgatcgactgtgaatgataggaagtaacaacgcaataaagctagtcaatcaataatcaagctaatcgaatcaattatcaaactcaagtgtggataattttaatgcttttatacgtgtgtgtgtgccttatgtgttacttgtgcatgtttacttttatgttaaagtgtgtggtgaatcaatcgaatcaatcaagactcaaaggtgaattaaactcaatcgaaatcgaatctaaatcatggtgtaaggatgcttgtatgttagatatagtagttggaactaaaagtaatttgatttggaattctatcattctcaaatcatcgttcatcgaactcgaaatatcgcaaatcgtcgcgaaacactcaaaactaggcaagccgttcgaacagggcaacctgatcgaacaggctagccgatcgaacagggcaacctgatcgaacaggctagccgatcgaacaggctgttcgatcgggcagctgctcgatcagggatgctgttcgatcagctgaccctttcctcttttggaagcctataaatagggctgtccttgtcaagctttccacttttggaaaagctctgaccgaccagcctcttcttctcactaaatcccagatttctctcaaaccggtaactatttcgctctaatctttgtacgtttttgttcattaatcgattctccatctttctatctttcaaaatctgaatttcatccatgaaatcaccaagatctaggtgttcttgagtgatgtcatcatggtgttcttggtgttcatcaagaacttcatgttcttgacttcattcaaccatgaataagctagatctaaccgatttccacatcaataacttaaaatcttccaaagatcttaacatttcacggtggaaaaggattggaagatgagttttcatatctttcaactcttttacactcaaaaaggtgcaaacgagacttgaaccgatttacaaatcaatctaaacaaacacatggttcaagaatCGGGTTCTACCgggagatataccgatttcgggttaaacgttaaacttgggttccaaaccgtctctgaccgagttgggtgattcctgctcgagtcagtagactaagtagggatttcagctttgtggttcaattcgtagtcaaaatatctctaaaacaccaacaattaacgggaataaccaagtgttaagtgaaaggttaaccaaatcgagaagctggccgaacggctaggctgttcgatcgaacagtccaaccgaacgactatgccagccgatcgactaggttaaccgatcgactagcacttagacccaccaactcacaaaagtgtagtattgacgaggtactgttcgatcgactacgccactcgattgtgaacattactgctcgaatcatgagatactatactttaaaacacttagacttttcgaaccattggaatgtcactcgatcgaacatgccaaccgatcgagtgacatatttgaaaacaatggagtgctagccgatcggttgggctaaccgagcgaacagctgttcgatcggccaacttgaaaggtagtacaaaccatcatacacaaacacatccttcacatcaaaggaagaaacaatccacttgaagaaaccagccgatcgagccagccagccgatcgaatggatgttcgaacggactttcaaaccaatcgaacagcccactcgatcgaactgctgtccgatcgaatggcctactcgatccaagtacattgtttacttttccgcgttactcatcgttgtgttatcgaactattcaggctaaccaattctcagtgctcccttcaatccacaatcaaccactgtgagtatactcgatccctttttgctttcagcacttttgggtgttacatacgtaatctatcaaattcacaaataacacaaactatttgaacgctaacctacttgcatgtattacttgtctaaatgattgctgtttattatgtttacacgtggagtgctatctacctgctttagcaacatagtactatagtttggactcagcacccgttcacacgggggttgctaaggacaattacttgcatggattacggtggtaataatgtattgcgaactgtctcggacagtcaacccgaagtcgttggtatcgatggtcccatgttgataatttacatgcatcgtttgcccttgtgtacgtgcttggttatgcgtaaactattcgaactctatatgctataataaacttgtgtactcacctttacattatatgtattgacttttattttaacgtatgtgacaggtgtttaagctactagcgtgctagggaagcgaggcaataataagcttctaggagtctgtgaccttaggacagtgtccacgtacctgctccagggccataattatctgtagatcttgtactggcacctgtagtcagtaagatttacggatagccgtctagaagtcttaaaacaatatttaaattcggtttgtaataattaagaaattgagttgtcggaacagttcccatattgtttagttgatttctatgataacttgttattatttgggacacggtatgggacgtgttatataactgaattgtatgatagttgttgtggaaacttctgaacaatctgtttcgctcagtgccgcgccccgatgattccgccatcggttggggtgtgacagattggtatcagagccataactatagggaattaggttagacacgatctagtccggatcgctgtcttagagacctag encodes:
- the LOC110940821 gene encoding trafficking protein particle complex subunit 4; translated protein: MAAIYSLYIINKSGGLIFYKDYGLQGRMDTNDSLRLASLWHSMHAISQQLSPIQGCSGIELLEADTFDLHCFQSLTGTKFFVVSEPGTQNMENLLKHIYELYTDYVLKNPFYEMEMPIRCELFDINLAQAVQKERVSYLGR